The segment GGTGGCTGGAGGTCTCTGTGCGCACCTCCCGGGAGGCCGCGGACGCGGTGGGCGCTCGGTTGCTGGACCTCCGCTCGGGATACGTGGAGGAGGAGACGGTGCAGGGAGTGGTGCTGCGGGCCTACCTGCCGGAGGGCTCCTCTGCCGCCGCCCACATCGAGGCCATCCGCCGGCACCTGCTAGGGCTGCGGGACTTTGGGCTGGACCCGGGGCCAGCGATGGTCGAGGTGCGGGAGATAGGGGAAACGGACTGGGCGGAGGCCTGGAAGGAGCACTTCCGCCCCTTCCGGGTGGGCCGGTTCCTCGTCCGGCCACCCTGGCAGGAGGCGACACCCGGAGAAGGGGAGATCGAGCTGGTGCTAAACCCGGGAATGGCCTTCGGGACCGGGCTGCACCCTTCCACCCGGCTCTGTCTGCATGCGCTTGAGGCCTGCATGCGGGGTGGAGAGACGGTGCTGGATCTGGGCACGGGGAGCGGCATCCTGGCCGTGGCCGCGGCAAAGCTGGGGGCCCGCCGGGTGGTGGCGGTAGACAACGACCCCGTGGCATGCGCGGTGGCCGCGGAGAACGCCCGGCACAACCGCGTGGCGGTGGAGGTACGGTGCGCGGATCTCCTCAGGGGGAGCGAAGAGCGCGTGGATGTCCTGGTGATGAACATCTCCGCAGAGGCGGTGGCCGCGGTGCTCCCGGAGATCCCGTCGCACCTCTCGCGGAATGGCGTCTTCATTGCCTCCGGGTTCGTGGAGACGGACGTGCCGGGGATTCTGGAAGGTGCCGGGCGCTTCGGCCTACAGCTGGATCACCTGCTGGCCCAGGCGGAGTGGCGCGCCCTCGTGTTCCTGAAGTCCGGATGCGCCGGTTGTTCGTGAGGCCGGATCCCCGGGATCCCCAGCTCCTGCACCTGGATGCCCGGGAGGCTCGCCATGCTCTCCGGGTCCTCCGGTTGCGGGTGGGGGATGTGTTCCTGGCCTTCGACGGAAGGGGCGGGGAGTGGGAGGCGGAGCTCCTCCGAACCGCCCCCGGAGTGGTGGCTCGCGTGCTGCGGCCGCGAGAGGGCCTGACCCTCCCCTACCGGCTCACCCTGTACCAGGGGATGCCCAAGGGGGACAGGATGGACACCGTGGTCCGCATGGGGACCGAGTTGGGGATTGCGCGCTTCGTGCCGGTGGTGATGGAGCGGTCCGTAAGGGTAAGCGGACGGGTGGAACGGTGGCGGCGCATTGCCGCGGAGGCCAGCAAGCAGTGTCGTCGTGCCCAGATCCCCGAGGTGGTGGACCCTCTGCCGTTCGCGCAGGCCGTAGAGGGGTTCGCGCGGTACCCCCTCCGGGTTTTCCTGTGGGAGGGTGGGGGGTCTCCCCTGCTGTGGGTGCTCGAGGGAGCGCCGGAACCCACGGACCTGGCGGTGTTTGTGGGCCCGGAGGGCGGGTTCGCGGAGGAGGAGGTGCGGAGGCTTCGAGGGTGCGCGGAGGCCGCCAGCCTAGGGCCGCTCGTTCTCCGGACAGAGACGGCGGGGATTGCGGCCGCGGCGGTGATCCTCTCCTGGTTTTGCGCCACGGGGAGGTCTCGGCAAACCGAGGGTGCGTAGAGGAATCCTCGCCCCCTGTCTGGCCACTCTGGTGGCCCTCCTGGCCTCCGGGGGGACGTGGGGTGCCCAGGAGAAGCCCTATGTGGTGGCGGCCGCTGGGGACGTGGCGTGTCCTCCCGGGATGCTCCGCACGGATTTTGCCTGCCGGGACGCGGACACCGCAGCCTTGTTGGAGGGCGCGGACGTGGTGCTGATGCTGGGCGACGGCCAGTACCCCGACGGTGCCCTGGAGCGCTACCAGGCCGCCTACCACCGCACGTGGGGGCGGTACCTGCGGATCACGCATCCCGTCCCGGGAAACCACGAGTACCAGACGCCCCGCGCACGCGACTACTTCGCCTACTTCGGGGCGCGGGCGGGAGATCCGGAGCGGGGCTATTACGCCTTCCGTCTGGGGCAGTGGCTCCTCCTGGCTCTGAACTCCAACTGCTGGGCGGTCGGGGGATGTGGCGGGGGATCCCCACAGTACCGGTGGCTGCGCGAGGTGCTCGTCACGAACTCCGCTTCCTGCATCCTCGCCTTCTGGCACCACCCCCTCTTCACCACGGGACGCTACGCGGGGTTCCCGGAGGTTCGGCCCTTCTGGGAGCTGCTGTACGCGGCGGGCGCGGAGATGGTGCTTTCCGGACACGATCACAACTACCAGCGATACGCGCCCCTGGATAGCCAGGGCCGAACGGATTCCCGGGGAATCCGGCAGTTCGTGGTGGGCACCGGCGGCCGGAGCCTCTACCGGCTGCGTCCCGATCCCCTGGGTGCGCGGGAGGCGGCCACGGATCGATCCTTCGGAGTCCTGCGGTTGGAGCTTTGGCGCAACGGCTACTCCTGGCAGTTCCTCGCCGTGGGGGAGGCGCGGTTCTCCGACCACGGATCCGGGGCCTGCCGCTAGCCCCTGGTCGCGGGGCCGCGCGGTGTGCGACAATACCCCCTCGGTGGATGCCTTCCATGGGGCCCGTGGAACAGGGAGCGATCCTCTTCGCCGCGGGAGCGGCGGCGGGTGCTGTGAACGCCATCGCCGGCGGCGGGACCCTCATCTCCTTTCCCACCCTGCTGTGGCTGGGGCGGGATCCTGTGCTGGCGAACGCTACGAATGCGGTGGCCCTGTGGCCGGGTAACCTCGCGGGCGCTTGGGGATTTCGGCGGGAGATGGAGGGGAGCGGTCCCTGGATCCGGTATCTGGTAGGGCCTACCCTGGCGGGGGGAATCCTAGGCGGCTGGCTCCTCCTCCGGACGCCCACCCAGACCTTTCGGGCCATCGTGCCCTTCCTCCTCCTCGGAGCCGCGATGTTGCTGGCCGCACGGAGGCACATCCGCGCGCTCTTTCCTCCGGGCCGGCGCACCACCTGGCCAGTGGCCCTCCTCGTGCAGTTCGGCATCGGTCTCTACATCGGCTACTTCGGGGCGGGTACCGGCATCCTCATCCTCACCACCCTGGGACTCCTGGGACTGGACGACATCCACCAGATGAACGGCATCAAGGGGATCCTCACCGCGGTGGGAAACGGGGTTGCGGCTGCCTACTTCCTGCTCTCCCGGGCCGTGCTGTGGCCGGACGTGGTGTGGCTGGCCCTGGGTGCCATCGTGGGCGGCTACGCCTCCGCGGGCATCGCCCGCGCCCTGGGGCGGGAGTTCGTGGAACGGACGGTGGTGGTGGCAGCCTTCATCATCGCCTTTTCCCTGTTCCTGCGGTGAGGGGACGGACGCTCCTTCTGACGTCGTTCCTCCTGGTGGCCATAGCGGCCCACCGGGGGCATGCGGCTCCCCTGGCCCGGGTGCCCCGACTCGCCCTGTGGATCGAGCCCGGCGCGAACCTCCTTACCCTGAGCACCAGGGAGGGCGTGCGGCGGGTGCTGGACCGGGCGAAGGCTGCGGGCGTGGATACCGTGGTCTTCGAGGCGAAGAACGCGTGGGGATACGTCACCTATCCCAGCCGCTTCGCGCCTGTCCTCAGCGACTCCCCGATTCCCCGCACCAGCCTCCCCGCCTACCCTCCACCCGTGAGGTGGCTCCCCCGGGACCACGACCTCCTGGGCACCCTCCTCGAGGAGGCGCACGCCCGGGGACTGCGGGTCTTCGCCGCGGTGAACACCTTCTCGGAAGGACTCTCCGCCTACCGCGTGGGGCCGGCCTTCGATCGGCCGGAGTGGATCGGGGTGGCTTACGTGGCCACCCGACCCGTGCAGGCGCCGGACGGTTCCGAGTACGAGATCGACGGCGCGAACGCCACCCGCTACGCGGACCAGCTGATCCTGTATACCCGGGCCGTGGGTACCCATGTCCCTACCACGCGCCACGGGGTGGAGGTGGTGGTCCGGGGGGATCGGGTGCGCGAGATCCGGGATCGGGAGCGCACGGAACCCGATCCCGGCCCCGCCTCGATTCCGGAGGATGGGTACGTGCTGGCAGGGCACGGGAGGGCCGCGGCATGGCTACGCGCCGCGTTTCGGATCGGGGATCCCGTGGGGATCGGGCCCGTGCGGGTGCGGATGGAGCCGGGTTGGCGGCGCAGTCCCTTTGCCTTCGTCAACCCCGCCCACCCGGAGGTCCGCCTTTACGAGCTCGCGATCCTCCACGAGCTCCTCACCCGCTACCCCGTGGACGGGGTGATCCTGGACCGCACCCGGTACGAGGACCTCACCCAGGACTTCTCGGAGCGGAGCCGCCGGGACTTCGAGGCCTTCCTGGGTCGGGCCGTGGTCCGGTGGCCGGAGGACATCTACCGGTACGTGCCGCGGGGGTACTGGGTGGCGCGGGAGCCGGGACCCCTCTACCGGGCCTGGCTCGGCTTCCGGGCCCGGAACATCTATACCTACGTGCTCTCCGCCACGCGGCTGGCTCGGGCCCTGCGGCCCGGGATCGCGGTGGGTGCGTACGTGGGGGGGTGGTATCCCGTGTACTACGAGGAGGGGGCCAACTGGGCCCACCCGGAGGCGCGACCGCCGTACCCCTGGGCGAGCGAGGCGTGGGCCCGGGCGGGGTACGCGCCGCTGCTGGATTTCCTCATGGTGGGGCTGTACTACCGCCCCCTCACCGTGTGGGAGGCCCTGCGCCGGGGCGCAAACCCTATATACAGCGTGGAGGGGGGGGCGATGCTAGCCCGCGAGCTGGTGCTGGAAGAGGTCCCCGTGGTCGCCAGCCTGTACCTTCCCCACTTCTCGGGTAGCCCCGGACGACTGCGGGAGGCCCTCCGGATCGCCCGGGCACAGGCGGACGGGATCATGCTGTTCGACCTCATCTACCTGACGGACGAGCTGTGGGAGGTTCTCCCGGGACGCTGAGGAATCCCGTTGCGCCTTCCGCTCCGGATCTGCTATGCTGGCAGAAAGCGCGGCCGACCATTAATGCTCTCCGGGAGGGAGCGATGGAGGCGAGAAGAGATCTGAACGCCCGCGGGGAGTGTGTGCGGGCGTTCTCTTTACACCCGCATGTGTATAATGATACACTTCAGTGTATGAATATGCAGACGGGGTGGCTCGCCTTGGAGGACGGCCTCGTGGTGCGAGGGGTGTCCGTCGGGGCGGAGGGGATCTCCGGGGGGGAGGTGGTGTTCACCACCGGCATGACGGGATATCCCGAGGTGCTCACGGATCCCAGCTACGCAGGGCAGATCGTGGTGATGAGCTTCCCCATGATCGGCACCTATGGCATAAGCCCGGAGTGGAGCGAGTCCCGCCGGCCATTCCTGCGGGGGTTTGTGGTGCGGGAGGCGAGCCCCTATACCAGCCACTGGGCGGGGCGCATCTCCCTCTCCGAGTACCTCCGCGGGCACGGGATCGTGGCCATCGCGGGGGTGGACACGCGGCGGATCGTGCGCCACCTGCGCACCCATGGGCTCCGCCGCGGGGTGATCGCCAGTGGAGAGTGGGATCCGGAAGAACTCGTGTCCCGGGCCCGGTCCCTCCCGGACCTGGCGGAGGAGGATCTGGTGACGGAGGTGCTGCCGGAAGAACCCCTCATCCTTCCGGGACCTGGAGCCCGCATCGCGGTCCTGGACTGCGGGGTGAAGATGGGAATCGCCCGGGAGCTTGCTGCCCGGGGGTGTGAGGTGATCGTGCTCCCCGGGCTGGTGGAGGTGGAGGAGATCCTGGCGCTCCGTCCTCATGCTCTCGTGGTGGGGAACGGTCCAGGAGATCCGCGCCGCCTCGATGTGGTGGCCCGGCGGCTGCGGACCCTCTTCGGTCGGCTCCCGATCTTCGGGGTCTGCCTGGGACACCAGATCCTGGCCCGGGCTGCGGGCGCAACGACCTTCAAACTGCCCTTCGGGCATCGGGGCTGTAACCACCCGGTCCTGGAGCACGCCACCGGGCGGGTGCGTATGACCACCCAGAACCACAGCTACGCGGTGGATGAGGAGAGTCTGGTAGGCACGGGCTTTGTGGTGACCCACCGCAACCTCCACGACGGCACCGTGGAGGGGATCCGACACCAGCACCTGCCCGTATGGTCCGTGCAGTTCCACCCCGAGGCCCGTCCCGGGCCCCGGGACAGCCGGGACCTCTTCGACCGGTTCCTGGCCGAGGTCGCCCAGCACGCGGAGGTGCGCTAATGCCACGGCGGCCGGACATCCGAAAGGTGCTGGTGATCGGCTCCGGCCCCATCACCATCGGGCAGGCGGCGGAGTTCGACTACTCCGGCTCCCAGGCGTGCCGGGCCCTCTCGGAAGAGGGAGTGGAGGTGGTGCTGGTCAACAGCAACCCCGCCACCATCATGACGGATCCCGAGGTGGCGGATCGCATCTACATCGAGCCCCTTACTCCGGAGTTCGTGGCCCGGGTGCTGGAGGCGGAGCGGCCTCAGGGGCTGCTTCCGACCCTGGGCGGTCAGACCGGCCTTAACCTGGCCGCGGCCTTGGATCGGATGGGCGTGTTGGAGGCCCTGGGGGTAGAGGTCCTGGGGACGCCGCTTTCCGCCATCCACAAGGGCGAGGACCGGGAACGGTTTCGGGAGGAGATGCGGCGCATCGGGCAGCCCGTGCCCGAGAGCATCGTGGCCACCACTCCCGAGGAGGCCGTGGACTTCGCCCTCTCCCTGGGAGATGCAGAAGTGGTGATCCGACCCGCCTTCACCTTGGGAGGGACGGGAGGAGGGATCGCCCGGGGGAGGGAGGCCGTTTGGGAGGCGGCGGAGCGGGGGATCCGCACCAGCCCCATCGGACAGGTGCTGGTGGAGCGATCCGTGGCGGGGTGGAAGGAGATCGAGTACGAGATCCTGCGGGATGCGGACGACGACTGTATTGCCGTCTGCAACATGGAGAACATCGATCCCATGGGGGTGCACACGGGGGACAGCATCGTGGTGGCCCCCAGCCTTACCCTCTCGGACCGCGAGCACCAGATGCTGCGGCGGGCTGCCTTCGAGATCGTGCGGGCTTTGGGGGTGGAGGGCGGGTGCAACGTGCAGTTCGCTCTGGATCCGCGCTCCGAGCGCTACTACGTGATCGAGGTGAACCCGCGGCTTTCGCGCAGCAGTGCACTCGCGAGCAAGGCCACAGGCTACCCCATCGCCCGGGTGGCGGCCAAGATCGCCCTCGGATATCGCCTGTGGGAGATCCAGAACCCCATTACCCGAGGGACCGCCTGCTTCGAGCCGGCCCTGGACTACGTGGTGGTGAAGCTTCCCCGGTGGCCCTTCGACAAGTTCGGGGAGGCGGACCGCCGCATCGGCACCCAGATGAAGTCCACGGGCGAGGTGATGGCCATCGGCCGTACCTTCACCGAGGCCCTCCTGAAGGCCGCTCGATCGGTGGAGTCCACCAACCGCGGCCTGTGGCACCCCACTCTGGCCCGGCTGGATGACGAGGCCCTCTGGGCGCGGGTGCGCACGCCGTGTGATGAGCGGCTGTGGGCCATGGTGGAGCTGCTGCGCCGGGGCGCACGTCCGGAGGAACTGGCGGCCGCTAGCCGCATCGATCCCTTCTTCGTGTGGGAGTTTGAGCGCATCGTGGCGGCAGAACGCCAGGTGGCCCAAGATCGGAACCCTCGCACCCTGTGGCTCGCCAAGCGCACCGGGCTATCCGATCTGGAGATCGGCCGGCTGCAGGGACGTCCGGA is part of the Armatimonadota bacterium genome and harbors:
- a CDS encoding sulfite exporter TauE/SafE family protein, with product MGPVEQGAILFAAGAAAGAVNAIAGGGTLISFPTLLWLGRDPVLANATNAVALWPGNLAGAWGFRREMEGSGPWIRYLVGPTLAGGILGGWLLLRTPTQTFRAIVPFLLLGAAMLLAARRHIRALFPPGRRTTWPVALLVQFGIGLYIGYFGAGTGILILTTLGLLGLDDIHQMNGIKGILTAVGNGVAAAYFLLSRAVLWPDVVWLALGAIVGGYASAGIARALGREFVERTVVVAAFIIAFSLFLR
- a CDS encoding metallophosphoesterase — encoded protein: MRRGILAPCLATLVALLASGGTWGAQEKPYVVAAAGDVACPPGMLRTDFACRDADTAALLEGADVVLMLGDGQYPDGALERYQAAYHRTWGRYLRITHPVPGNHEYQTPRARDYFAYFGARAGDPERGYYAFRLGQWLLLALNSNCWAVGGCGGGSPQYRWLREVLVTNSASCILAFWHHPLFTTGRYAGFPEVRPFWELLYAAGAEMVLSGHDHNYQRYAPLDSQGRTDSRGIRQFVVGTGGRSLYRLRPDPLGAREAATDRSFGVLRLELWRNGYSWQFLAVGEARFSDHGSGACR
- a CDS encoding 16S rRNA (uracil(1498)-N(3))-methyltransferase, with amino-acid sequence MRRLFVRPDPRDPQLLHLDAREARHALRVLRLRVGDVFLAFDGRGGEWEAELLRTAPGVVARVLRPREGLTLPYRLTLYQGMPKGDRMDTVVRMGTELGIARFVPVVMERSVRVSGRVERWRRIAAEASKQCRRAQIPEVVDPLPFAQAVEGFARYPLRVFLWEGGGSPLLWVLEGAPEPTDLAVFVGPEGGFAEEEVRRLRGCAEAASLGPLVLRTETAGIAAAAVILSWFCATGRSRQTEGA
- a CDS encoding family 10 glycosylhydrolase: MRGRTLLLTSFLLVAIAAHRGHAAPLARVPRLALWIEPGANLLTLSTREGVRRVLDRAKAAGVDTVVFEAKNAWGYVTYPSRFAPVLSDSPIPRTSLPAYPPPVRWLPRDHDLLGTLLEEAHARGLRVFAAVNTFSEGLSAYRVGPAFDRPEWIGVAYVATRPVQAPDGSEYEIDGANATRYADQLILYTRAVGTHVPTTRHGVEVVVRGDRVREIRDRERTEPDPGPASIPEDGYVLAGHGRAAAWLRAAFRIGDPVGIGPVRVRMEPGWRRSPFAFVNPAHPEVRLYELAILHELLTRYPVDGVILDRTRYEDLTQDFSERSRRDFEAFLGRAVVRWPEDIYRYVPRGYWVAREPGPLYRAWLGFRARNIYTYVLSATRLARALRPGIAVGAYVGGWYPVYYEEGANWAHPEARPPYPWASEAWARAGYAPLLDFLMVGLYYRPLTVWEALRRGANPIYSVEGGAMLARELVLEEVPVVASLYLPHFSGSPGRLREALRIARAQADGIMLFDLIYLTDELWEVLPGR
- a CDS encoding 50S ribosomal protein L11 methyltransferase, yielding MRTSREAADAVGARLLDLRSGYVEEETVQGVVLRAYLPEGSSAAAHIEAIRRHLLGLRDFGLDPGPAMVEVREIGETDWAEAWKEHFRPFRVGRFLVRPPWQEATPGEGEIELVLNPGMAFGTGLHPSTRLCLHALEACMRGGETVLDLGTGSGILAVAAAKLGARRVVAVDNDPVACAVAAENARHNRVAVEVRCADLLRGSEERVDVLVMNISAEAVAAVLPEIPSHLSRNGVFIASGFVETDVPGILEGAGRFGLQLDHLLAQAEWRALVFLKSGCAGCS
- the carA gene encoding glutamine-hydrolyzing carbamoyl-phosphate synthase small subunit produces the protein MEARRDLNARGECVRAFSLHPHVYNDTLQCMNMQTGWLALEDGLVVRGVSVGAEGISGGEVVFTTGMTGYPEVLTDPSYAGQIVVMSFPMIGTYGISPEWSESRRPFLRGFVVREASPYTSHWAGRISLSEYLRGHGIVAIAGVDTRRIVRHLRTHGLRRGVIASGEWDPEELVSRARSLPDLAEEDLVTEVLPEEPLILPGPGARIAVLDCGVKMGIARELAARGCEVIVLPGLVEVEEILALRPHALVVGNGPGDPRRLDVVARRLRTLFGRLPIFGVCLGHQILARAAGATTFKLPFGHRGCNHPVLEHATGRVRMTTQNHSYAVDEESLVGTGFVVTHRNLHDGTVEGIRHQHLPVWSVQFHPEARPGPRDSRDLFDRFLAEVAQHAEVR